In a genomic window of Pantoea agglomerans:
- a CDS encoding DUF1479 domain-containing protein, producing MTLHVQATPLPDNISVAIRTFKQQIREQIGDVEALFARVSQRIESAIAEAKAEEQRYDSAWPVVTREAIAKGEVSNETLARIKRRGCLVVKQHFPREQALAWDQSLLDYLDLNDFDAQYRGPGDNFFGSLEASRPEIFPIYWSQAQMQARQSDATAQVQSFLNRLWRFSSHGKQWFDPDVSIIYPDRIRRRPPGTTSKGLGAHTDSGALERWLLPAYQQVFAAVFHGDIEAYDPWDAAWRTEVNEYDVPDTTKCSAFRTFQGWTALSDMLNGQGLLHVVPVPEAMAYILLRPLLNDVPDDELCGVAPGKVLPVSEKWHPLLINGLCSIPPLEAGDSVWWHCDVIHSVAPVENQQGWGNVMYIPAAPMCAKNRACAQEVAEALALGRSPADFPPENYETDWRDRFTFDDLNVNGRRALGLA from the coding sequence ATGACCCTACATGTTCAGGCTACGCCGTTGCCCGACAATATTAGCGTAGCGATTCGCACCTTTAAGCAGCAGATTCGAGAGCAAATCGGCGATGTAGAGGCGCTTTTCGCCCGCGTCAGCCAGCGTATCGAAAGCGCCATTGCCGAAGCGAAAGCTGAAGAGCAGCGTTACGATAGCGCCTGGCCGGTGGTTACGCGGGAAGCTATTGCAAAAGGCGAAGTTTCGAATGAAACCCTGGCGCGTATTAAACGGCGCGGCTGCCTGGTAGTAAAACAGCACTTCCCGCGCGAGCAGGCGCTGGCATGGGATCAATCGCTGCTGGACTATCTCGACCTGAATGACTTTGACGCGCAGTATCGCGGTCCCGGCGATAATTTCTTCGGCAGCCTGGAGGCGTCACGCCCGGAAATTTTCCCCATCTACTGGTCGCAGGCGCAGATGCAGGCGCGCCAGAGCGACGCCACCGCGCAGGTGCAGTCGTTCCTTAATCGCCTGTGGCGCTTCTCTTCTCACGGCAAGCAGTGGTTCGATCCTGACGTCAGCATTATCTATCCCGACCGCATCCGCCGCCGTCCGCCGGGCACCACGTCGAAAGGGCTGGGCGCGCATACCGATTCCGGCGCGCTGGAGCGCTGGCTGCTGCCCGCTTATCAGCAGGTGTTCGCCGCGGTCTTCCATGGTGATATAGAGGCTTATGATCCCTGGGATGCCGCCTGGCGCACCGAGGTAAATGAATATGATGTGCCCGACACCACCAAATGCTCTGCGTTTCGTACCTTCCAGGGCTGGACCGCGCTGTCGGATATGCTGAACGGACAGGGGCTGCTGCATGTGGTGCCGGTGCCGGAGGCGATGGCCTATATTCTGCTCCGTCCGCTGCTTAATGACGTGCCGGACGACGAGCTGTGCGGCGTTGCGCCCGGCAAGGTTTTGCCGGTCAGCGAAAAGTGGCATCCGTTACTGATTAACGGCCTTTGCTCTATTCCGCCGCTGGAGGCGGGCGATTCAGTATGGTGGCACTGCGATGTTATCCACTCCGTCGCCCCGGTAGAGAACCAGCAGGGCTGGGGAAACGTCATGTATATCCCGGCCGCGCCGATGTGCGCGAAAAACCGCGCCTGCGCGCAGGAGGTTGCCGAAGCGCTGGCGCTGGGCCGCTCCCCCGCAGATTTCCCGCCGGAGAACTATGAAACAGACTGGCGCGATCGCTTTACGTTCGACGATCTCAACGTCAACGGCCGACGCGCGCTTGGTCTGGCCTGA